The Ramlibacter pinisoli genome segment CAGCTGGAGGGCGCGCCCACCCATGCGCTCCAGCGTCGCCCGCAGGCGCGAGACCTCCAGCTCCTGGCTCAACACTTCCTGCTCGGCCTGGGTGAGCAGCAGGTTGCCGCGGTCGTACTTGCGGAACACTTCGTAGAACAGGCCGCTGGACGCCTGCAGCTGGCGCATGCTCTTGGGCTGGCCGGGGTAGCCGGTGAAGATGAGCCCCGCAACACGGGCGATCTCGCGGAAGCGCCGCTGGGCCAGCTCGGACGAGTTGAGCGAGGCCAGCACGTCGTGCAGCAGGTCGCCCGGCTCGAAGGCGGAGCCGTCGCGCACCGGCGCCAGGTCGAACGGCTCCGCGCTCACGAGTTCGAAGCCGTAGTCGTTGATCGAGATGCTGAAGGTGTTGGGCCGCTCGCGCGCCAGCCGCCAGGCCAGCAGGCTGGCCAGCCCCAGGTGCACGTGGCGGCCGGCGAACGGGTGCACGTACAGGTGCTGGCCTTCGCGCGAGCGGAAGCTCTCGACCAGCAGCATGCCGGGCGTGGGGATGCGCGAGAGCCGGGCCTGGGTCTCGAGCATGGGGCGCGCTGCCCGCAGTTCCGGGTGCGGGTAGCGGCCCTGGGCCGCGGTCTGCAGCATCTCGAGCACGGCATCGCCCATCTCGGTCGACAGGGCCATCTTGCTGCCCTGCCAGGTCGGCACCGTGCCCTTGCTGCGCGTCGCCTTGCGCACGTAGGCAGCCATGTCCTGCACCCGGACGAACTCGAGCAGCTTGCCGGCGAAGTAGAAGCAGTCGCCCTTGCGCAGCCGGGCGATGAAGCCTTCCTCGATGGTGCCGATGGTGCCGCCCGACAGGTACTTCACCTGCATCGAGGCGTCGCTCACGATGGTGCCCACCGACAGCCGGTGGCGGCGCGCCACGCCGCGATCGGGCACGTGCCACAGGCCGTCGTCGCCGCGCCGGATGCGGTGATAGTCGGGATAGGCGGTCAGGCTCTCGCCACCGCGCTCGCAGAACACCAGCGCCCAGTCGAACTCGGCGCGCGTCAGCGTCCGATACGACCACGCGGTCCGCACCTCCTCGAACAGGGCGTCGGCGTCGAAACCGCCGCCCAGCGCCACCGTGACCAGGTGCTGCACCAGCACGTCGAGCGGCTTGGCCGGCGCCTCGCGCCGCTCGATGCGGCCGTGCGCCGCCGCCTCGCGCGCCGCCGCCGCCTCGACGATCTCCATCGTGTGGGTCGGCACCAGGGTCAGCCGGCTGGCGCGCCCCGGCGCGTGGCCGCTGCGGCCGGCACGCTGCAACATGCGCGCCACGCCCTTGGCCGAGCCGATCTGCAGTACCCGCTCGACCGGCAGGAAATCCACTCCCAGGTCGAGCGAGGAGGTCGCGACCACGGCCCGCAGCCGCCCGTCCTTCAGGCCGGCCTCCACCCACTCGCGCGTGGCGCGGTCGAGCGAGCCGTGGTGCAGCGCGATGTCGCCCGCCCATTCGGGCCGCGCCTGCAGCAGCAGCTGGTACCAGATCTCGGCCTGGGACCGGACGTTGGTGAACACCAGCGTCGTGCCCTTCGCCTGCTCGATCTCCTCGACCACCGGCAGCTGCATGCGGGCGCCGAGGTGGCCGGCCCAGGAGTACTTGCCCGGATCGGGCGGGACCAGCGTGTCGATCGCCAGCCGCTTGTCGATCTTGCCGCGCACCAGCGCCGGCGCCGGTTGCGCGGCCTCGCCGCACAGCACCGCCATCGCCTCCTCCAGGTTGCCCAGGGTGGCGCTCAGGCCCCAGGTGACCAGGGCCGGATTCCAGCGCCGCAGGCGTGCCAGCGCGAGCTGGGTCTGCACGCCGCGCTTGCTGCCGATCAGCTCGTGCCACTCGTCGACCACGACGAACCCGACCGTCTGCAGTTCCTCGCGCGCCTGCTCGCGGGTCAGCATGAGGCTGAGCGACTCCGGGGTGGTGACCAGCACGGTGGGAAAGCGCCGGTCCTGGCGTGCCCGTTCGGCACTGGCGGTGTCGCCGGTGCGCTGGCCCAGGGTCCAGCTGGGCGCCAGGTCCTGCAGGGGCTGGGCCAGGGCCCGGGTGGTGTCGGCGGCCAGGGCCCGCATCGGCGTGATCCACAGCACCCGCAACGGCTCGGCCGAGCGCCCCGGCACCTGCCCCTGCAGCAGGACGTCGAGCATGCCCAGCCACACGGCGTAGGTCTTGCCGGCGCCGGTGGTGGCGTGCAGCAGGCCGCTGCGGCCCTGCGCGATCGCCTTCCAGACGTCGCGCTGGAACGCGAACGGCTTCCAGCCGCGCCCGGCCATCCAGTGCCGTCCTGTCGAGCCTGCGGCAGCCCGCGCCGACCGCTTTCTCGGCACCGCGCCGGGCGCAGGGCGCGACGCGGGCCATGGTTCAATCGGGTCCGGCGATTGTTCTTCCATCGACCGATTCATTGTCGCCCGACGAGCGACCGCCAGGAGACACACATGCACCGCCGCACCCTCGCCCTGGGCCTCGCCGCCTTGCCCCTGGCCCGTCCCGTGATGGCGCAGCCGCTGGACGGGCCGCTGCGCCTCGTCGTGCCCTATGCCCCCGGCGGTTCGACCGACCGGGTCGCGCGCATCGTCGGCGACAAGCTGCAGGCCAGCCTGGGCGTGCCGGTGGTGGTGGAGAACCGCACCGGTGCCGGTGGCCGCCTCGCCGCCCAGCAGCTCAAGGGTGCGCCGGCCAGCCAGAACGCGCTGCTGGTCGCCAACCCGGCCGTGATGGTGGTGGCGCCGCTGGTGTTCCAGGACAACGGCTACGACCCCGACCGCGACTTCACCCCGGTGTCGCACGTCAACGACTACGAGTTCGGGCTGGCCGTCGCCAGCGCGGTGCCGGTGCGCGAACTCAGCCACCTGCTGGCCTGGCTGCGGGCCAATCCGGAGAAGGCCAACTTCGGCGTCCCGGCCACCGGCAGCCTGCCGCACTTCTTCGCCCTGATGATGGGCGAGAAGGCCGGCGTGAAGGCGCAGGTGATCGGCTACCGCGGCTCCGGTCCGCTGCTCGCCGACCTGATGGGTGGGCAGGTGCCGGTGGCATTCGATACGCTGGAGACGCAGCTGCCGCAGCACGACGCCGGCAAGCTGCGCGTGCTGGCCAGCTCGGGGGCCAAGCGCTCGCCCTTCTCGCCCTCCATCCCCACCTTCCGCGAGGCCGGCCTGGACCTGGTAGCCACCGGCTGGAACGCGTTCTTCGCGCCGTCCACCATGCCGGCCGACAAGGTGGAGCGGCTGGCGGCTGCCATCACCGCCGCCATGCGGGACCCCGACACGCAGCGGCGCTTCGCCGACGCCAAGATGACGCCGGTGGCCAGCACCCGCGCCCAGACCCGGTCCATGCTCGCGGCCTACCGCGCGCAGTGGGCGCCGGTGGTGCGCAAGTCCGGCTACCAGCCCTGACGGAGAAGCACATGCGCCCCCTCCTCGCCGCCGCCGCGCTGGCCCTGGCCGCGCTCGGGCCTGCGCAGGCCCAGACCAGCTGGCCGGCCAAGCCCGTGCGGTTCATCAACTCGTTCCCGCCCGGCGGGCCGTCCGACCTGCTGGCACGGGCCGTGGCCGACGTGCTGCAGGCGCGCTTCAAGCAGCCCTTCGTGGTCGAGAACAAGGCCGGCGCCAGCGGCAACATCGGCGCCGATGCCGTGGCCAAGGCGGCGCCCGACGGCGGCACCGTCCTGTTCGGCATCGATTCCACCGTCACCGTCAACCCGCACATCTACAAGGCGATGCCGTTCAAGCCGGCCGACCTGCGCCCGTTGCTGGTGATGGCCTCGTCGGGCCTGCTGGTCGGCGCCCATCCGGGCACGGGCTTTCGCTCGCTCGCCGACCTGGTGGCGGCCGGCAAAGCCAAGGGCGTGACCTTCAGCAGCGCCGGCAGCGGTAGTCCCGGCCACCTGGCCGCGGAGATGTTCACCGAGGCCACCGGCATGAAGATCACGCACGTCCCCTACAAGGGCAACACCCCGGCCGTCACCGCCGTCCTGGCGGGCGAGGTCGACGGCGGCGTGCTCGCCACGCCCGGCATGCTGCCGCACGTGAAGGCCGGCAAGATCACGCCGCTGGCCGTCACCAGCCGCACGCGCTCGCCGCTGGCGCCCGAGGTGCCGACGGTGGCGCAGGCCGGGCTGCCGCAGCTCGAACAGGAAGTGCTGTACGTCGTGATGGTGCCGGCGGCCACGCCCGAGCCGGTGGCGCAGGCGGTGCAGGCGGCCATTGCCGAGGCGATCGCGCGGCCCGACCTGCGCGGCAAGCTCGAGGCCCTGGACATGCGCCACGAGGGACTGGCCGGCGCCGCGGCGGCCCAGCGGCTGGCGGAGCTGTCCGGGCGTTACGGCAAGGTGATCCGCGCGACCGGCATGAAAGTGGAATGAACATGGCGCGTCCCAACATCGTCTTCATCGTCGCCGACGACCTCGGCTTCGCCGACCTGGGCTGCTACGGCGGCCGCGACGCCGCCTTCGGTCCGGTCTCGCCGGTCCTCGACGGGCTGGCCGCGGCCGGCCTGCGCTTCACGCAGGGCTATGCCAACTCGCCGGTGTGCTCGCCGACGCGCTTCGCGCTCATGACGGCGCGCTACCAGTACCGCCTGCGCGGCGCCGCCGAGGAGCCG includes the following:
- a CDS encoding ligase-associated DNA damage response DEXH box helicase; its protein translation is MAGRGWKPFAFQRDVWKAIAQGRSGLLHATTGAGKTYAVWLGMLDVLLQGQVPGRSAEPLRVLWITPMRALAADTTRALAQPLQDLAPSWTLGQRTGDTASAERARQDRRFPTVLVTTPESLSLMLTREQAREELQTVGFVVVDEWHELIGSKRGVQTQLALARLRRWNPALVTWGLSATLGNLEEAMAVLCGEAAQPAPALVRGKIDKRLAIDTLVPPDPGKYSWAGHLGARMQLPVVEEIEQAKGTTLVFTNVRSQAEIWYQLLLQARPEWAGDIALHHGSLDRATREWVEAGLKDGRLRAVVATSSLDLGVDFLPVERVLQIGSAKGVARMLQRAGRSGHAPGRASRLTLVPTHTMEIVEAAAAREAAAHGRIERREAPAKPLDVLVQHLVTVALGGGFDADALFEEVRTAWSYRTLTRAEFDWALVFCERGGESLTAYPDYHRIRRGDDGLWHVPDRGVARRHRLSVGTIVSDASMQVKYLSGGTIGTIEEGFIARLRKGDCFYFAGKLLEFVRVQDMAAYVRKATRSKGTVPTWQGSKMALSTEMGDAVLEMLQTAAQGRYPHPELRAARPMLETQARLSRIPTPGMLLVESFRSREGQHLYVHPFAGRHVHLGLASLLAWRLARERPNTFSISINDYGFELVSAEPFDLAPVRDGSAFEPGDLLHDVLASLNSSELAQRRFREIARVAGLIFTGYPGQPKSMRQLQASSGLFYEVFRKYDRGNLLLTQAEQEVLSQELEVSRLRATLERMGGRALQLVELRHPSPMSLPLMVERFREKLTTEQLSSRLDRILRDMERDAG
- a CDS encoding Bug family tripartite tricarboxylate transporter substrate binding protein, translating into MHRRTLALGLAALPLARPVMAQPLDGPLRLVVPYAPGGSTDRVARIVGDKLQASLGVPVVVENRTGAGGRLAAQQLKGAPASQNALLVANPAVMVVAPLVFQDNGYDPDRDFTPVSHVNDYEFGLAVASAVPVRELSHLLAWLRANPEKANFGVPATGSLPHFFALMMGEKAGVKAQVIGYRGSGPLLADLMGGQVPVAFDTLETQLPQHDAGKLRVLASSGAKRSPFSPSIPTFREAGLDLVATGWNAFFAPSTMPADKVERLAAAITAAMRDPDTQRRFADAKMTPVASTRAQTRSMLAAYRAQWAPVVRKSGYQP
- a CDS encoding Bug family tripartite tricarboxylate transporter substrate binding protein, whose amino-acid sequence is MRPLLAAAALALAALGPAQAQTSWPAKPVRFINSFPPGGPSDLLARAVADVLQARFKQPFVVENKAGASGNIGADAVAKAAPDGGTVLFGIDSTVTVNPHIYKAMPFKPADLRPLLVMASSGLLVGAHPGTGFRSLADLVAAGKAKGVTFSSAGSGSPGHLAAEMFTEATGMKITHVPYKGNTPAVTAVLAGEVDGGVLATPGMLPHVKAGKITPLAVTSRTRSPLAPEVPTVAQAGLPQLEQEVLYVVMVPAATPEPVAQAVQAAIAEAIARPDLRGKLEALDMRHEGLAGAAAAQRLAELSGRYGKVIRATGMKVE